In one Leptospiraceae bacterium genomic region, the following are encoded:
- the mazG gene encoding nucleoside triphosphate pyrophosphohydrolase, translating into MANLRGENGCNWDKKQTHESLIPFLLEETYEVVDAIYKKDFLHLKEELGDLLFNIYFQARIAEEEKHFSINDVAKEVSDKLVRRHPHVFETKKNISPEEVRKNWEAIKKEEKKAKKTDQALLLDAVPSTFPSLLLAEKLQEKASHVGFDWSDISGPEEKLKEELEELQVELKNYKETGTGQNKLEDEFGDVLFSLVNLARFCKISPEKALLGACKKFRDRFNYIEEQSQQMNQSLEEMSLEEMDKLWNEAKKKGIA; encoded by the coding sequence ATGGCAAACCTGAGGGGGGAAAATGGTTGTAACTGGGATAAAAAACAAACCCATGAATCCCTAATACCCTTTCTTTTGGAAGAAACTTATGAAGTCGTTGATGCAATCTACAAAAAAGATTTTCTCCATTTGAAAGAAGAATTGGGTGATCTTCTCTTCAATATTTACTTCCAGGCGAGAATTGCTGAAGAAGAGAAACACTTTTCCATTAACGATGTAGCAAAAGAAGTTTCTGATAAATTGGTTCGCCGACATCCCCATGTTTTTGAAACGAAAAAAAATATCAGCCCTGAAGAAGTTCGAAAGAATTGGGAAGCCATAAAAAAAGAAGAAAAGAAAGCCAAAAAAACAGACCAGGCCCTTCTATTGGATGCAGTTCCTTCAACATTCCCTTCTCTTCTTCTTGCTGAAAAACTACAGGAAAAAGCTTCCCACGTAGGTTTTGATTGGTCTGATATTTCCGGCCCGGAAGAAAAGCTGAAAGAAGAATTAGAAGAATTGCAGGTTGAGCTAAAAAACTACAAAGAAACAGGAACAGGACAGAATAAATTAGAAGATGAATTCGGAGACGTTCTCTTTAGCCTGGTCAACCTGGCCCGGTTTTGTAAAATTTCCCCGGAAAAAGCCCTGCTCGGAGCCTGTAAGAAATTTCGGGACAGATTTAATTATATAGAAGAACAGTCCCAACAAATGAACCAAAGTCTTGAAGAAATGAGCTTAGAAGAGATGGACAAATTATGGAACGAAGCCAAGAAGAAAGGCATCGCTTAA
- a CDS encoding FecR domain-containing protein — MNINLLSLVLMVFLTLSNCIEPLKSTDDNQTMKAFIVFTFGDTQINQKTVKMGDILKEGEIIITGKQTICDFQIISPKSEVVIRLRENSEASLINNGENRFIYLKKGVMDINVQKKEDKLYYRTPTAIAAVRATKLSLQYDKQKGSSLIVYEGKVALNGNIEVLNKPKYLELPAVKNIQQYFKSREVILQQGEEISLEHSKLQSFLQKLEIVELIKESPEEKITEKLKILNEKQVSEILQKENDLKLLTEKTTLTAEVLNKKLSEFKELPAIPAEKLSMEDKLQQLMKDRNSLLVEDFEKRIQEITGKTIQTAVLKDGTKIRGIIYEEKAQYKIYTIEGIKEIPKNTFDTIEF; from the coding sequence ATGAATATAAATTTATTAAGCTTAGTTCTTATGGTTTTCTTGACTCTATCGAATTGTATAGAACCATTAAAATCAACTGATGATAATCAAACAATGAAAGCTTTCATTGTTTTCACTTTTGGAGACACACAAATAAACCAGAAAACAGTTAAAATGGGAGATATTCTAAAAGAAGGAGAAATTATTATTACAGGTAAACAAACTATCTGTGACTTTCAAATTATCTCTCCGAAATCAGAAGTAGTGATTCGCTTAAGAGAAAATTCGGAAGCATCCTTAATTAATAATGGAGAAAACCGTTTCATCTATTTAAAGAAAGGAGTTATGGATATTAATGTACAAAAAAAAGAAGATAAACTTTATTATCGTACACCTACAGCTATCGCTGCGGTAAGGGCCACAAAATTAAGCCTGCAATATGATAAACAAAAAGGTTCAAGCCTGATTGTATATGAAGGCAAAGTTGCTCTAAACGGAAATATAGAGGTATTAAATAAACCGAAGTATCTGGAACTCCCTGCGGTTAAGAACATTCAGCAATACTTTAAAAGTCGGGAAGTAATTTTACAACAGGGGGAAGAAATATCTCTCGAACACTCCAAACTACAATCTTTTCTTCAAAAATTGGAGATTGTCGAGCTTATAAAAGAAAGCCCAGAAGAGAAAATTACTGAAAAACTAAAAATTTTAAATGAAAAACAGGTCAGTGAAATCCTGCAAAAGGAAAATGATCTCAAGCTGCTTACGGAAAAAACCACATTAACTGCAGAAGTTCTAAATAAAAAACTCTCTGAATTTAAAGAACTCCCTGCGATACCGGCAGAAAAGTTAAGCATGGAAGATAAACTTCAACAGTTAATGAAAGACCGAAATTCGCTTTTAGTTGAAGATTTCGAAAAGAGAATTCAGGAAATAACCGGAAAAACCATTCAAACTGCGGTACTGAAGGATGGTACAAAAATTCGTGGAATTATTTATGAGGAAAAAGCACAGTATAAAATTTATACAATTGAAGGAATAAAAGAAATTCCTAAAAATACTTTTGACACTATAGAATTTTAA
- a CDS encoding acetoacetate--CoA ligase: MTESDEILYRPSQEIIDNSNMTVFMKQVQNKYGIHFHDYHSLHRWSVENLSTFWKEFVEFSKILFENEGTEVLKEADTFHNSKWFENSKINFAKNLLRFRDEKIAIYNVKENGEIDFLSYAELYNKVHSLQLELRKRGLKKGDRVAAYIPNCKETVIAMLAVTSLGGIWSSASPDFATQSVIDRFSQIEPTFLFTANAYSYRGKTFPILPGLSEILHKIPSIQEVFVVDYLPVDSASSKLSYTPFSSLIGKDIKEEIEFAEITFQDPVYIMYSSGTTGLPKCIVQGPGVLINHLKEHILHTDLKREDVIFYFSTCGWMMWNWLVSALGVGASLVLFDGNPFYPQPSVLWKLAEKLKITVFGTSAKYIAALDDNSYHPAEECNLDSLRCILSTGSPLLPENFDFVYKHIKKNVQLSSISGGTDLNGCFALGNPILPVLRGELQCRGLGMDVEVFDEEGNAVKEEKGELVCKKPFPSMPLYFWNDPDKKRYLSSYFSRFENIWCHGDFAELSRYSGMKIYGRSDATLNPGGVRIGTAEIYRVLDNFNEIEDSLVVGRNTGSDTEIVLFLKLKPEQTLDGNLKQKVSKLIREKTSPRHVPSKIIQAPDIPYTLNMKKVELAVKDILEGREVKNAASLQNPDCLDFYKNLNLQ; the protein is encoded by the coding sequence ATGACAGAATCGGATGAAATCCTTTATAGACCCTCACAGGAAATTATAGACAATAGTAATATGACAGTCTTCATGAAGCAGGTCCAGAATAAATATGGAATACATTTCCATGACTACCATTCCCTGCACCGCTGGTCGGTAGAAAACCTTTCAACTTTCTGGAAAGAATTTGTTGAATTCAGTAAGATTCTGTTTGAAAACGAAGGAACAGAAGTCCTAAAGGAAGCTGATACATTTCATAATTCGAAGTGGTTTGAGAATAGTAAAATCAACTTCGCTAAAAATCTACTTCGCTTTAGAGACGAAAAAATTGCTATTTATAATGTCAAAGAAAACGGGGAGATTGATTTTCTTAGTTATGCAGAACTGTATAATAAAGTTCATTCTCTTCAGCTTGAATTAAGAAAACGTGGTTTAAAAAAAGGAGATAGAGTCGCTGCTTACATTCCCAATTGCAAGGAAACCGTAATCGCTATGCTCGCTGTTACCTCTCTCGGTGGGATATGGAGTAGTGCTTCTCCTGACTTTGCCACTCAATCGGTAATCGATAGGTTTAGTCAGATTGAACCAACCTTCCTGTTTACAGCCAATGCCTATTCCTACAGGGGCAAGACATTTCCGATTCTTCCGGGTCTTTCTGAAATCCTGCATAAAATCCCTTCTATACAGGAAGTATTTGTTGTAGATTATTTACCTGTAGACTCTGCTTCTTCTAAACTTTCTTATACACCCTTCTCTTCTTTGATTGGAAAAGATATAAAGGAAGAAATTGAGTTTGCTGAAATCACATTTCAGGATCCGGTTTATATCATGTATTCTTCCGGAACAACCGGATTACCCAAATGTATCGTGCAGGGGCCCGGAGTCTTAATTAACCATCTGAAAGAGCATATCCTGCACACTGATCTGAAACGAGAAGATGTGATTTTCTACTTTAGTACCTGCGGATGGATGATGTGGAATTGGTTAGTTAGTGCCCTCGGTGTAGGTGCAAGCCTGGTCTTATTCGATGGAAATCCCTTTTATCCGCAGCCTTCTGTTCTCTGGAAGCTGGCTGAAAAATTAAAGATTACCGTATTTGGAACATCCGCCAAATACATTGCAGCCTTAGATGATAATTCTTACCACCCCGCTGAAGAATGCAATTTGGATTCACTAAGATGTATTCTTTCTACCGGTTCTCCTCTGCTTCCGGAAAATTTTGATTTTGTCTACAAACATATCAAGAAAAATGTTCAGCTCTCTTCGATCTCCGGTGGAACTGATTTGAACGGTTGCTTTGCCCTTGGAAACCCCATTTTGCCTGTTCTGCGAGGTGAGCTACAGTGCAGGGGACTCGGTATGGATGTGGAGGTCTTTGACGAAGAAGGAAATGCCGTCAAGGAGGAAAAAGGAGAACTGGTTTGTAAAAAACCCTTCCCGTCTATGCCCCTGTATTTTTGGAATGATCCGGATAAAAAAAGATACCTCTCCTCTTACTTCTCACGCTTTGAAAACATCTGGTGCCACGGCGATTTTGCAGAACTCAGCAGATATTCGGGGATGAAGATTTACGGTCGCTCCGATGCAACGTTGAATCCGGGTGGTGTTCGAATCGGTACTGCGGAAATCTATCGTGTATTAGATAATTTTAATGAAATAGAAGACAGTCTTGTTGTAGGAAGAAACACCGGTTCCGATACGGAAATCGTTCTTTTTCTTAAACTAAAGCCTGAACAAACATTGGATGGAAACTTAAAACAAAAAGTGTCGAAACTGATCCGGGAGAAAACTTCTCCGAGACATGTTCCCTCAAAAATTATTCAAGCACCGGATATTCCCTATACTTTGAATATGAAAAAAGTTGAACTGGCAGTTAAGGATATACTGGAAGGAAGAGAAGTCAAAAATGCAGCTTCCTTACAAAATCCTGACTGTTTAGATTTTTATAAAAATCTAAATCTTCAATAA